CTCTGTGAATTCTTTTTTACGTGCGGACTGTTCCCATCCGCCGAAGCAGTAGAAGTTTGTGTATTTTTCGTCAGGGTCCTCCCCCTCAAACTTCTTCTTTAAAGCCTTAAGGAATAGTTTCTTTTCATCCATTAATCATCACCTAGCCTTTTTCTTAGGTCATCCTTGAATACGTCCATGCCGAATCCGCCCAGGGTACGGCCGGTGTGTATGTTTTCAACAACTTCAATTGCCTCTTTATCATCCCTCATAGCGATGTTGTCCTTCCTGTAGATTGTGGTGATCTTCTTAAGTTCATCCTCATCGAGGGGCTGGCCCATGTCCACTGGCTCGTCAAGGGGCCTTCCAACCTGGTCCTTGACATAGACCACGTGGCCCTTCTCTTCATCAAAGACGTACCTCTGGAGGGCGTCAAACATGAGGCCGTTTTCATCGAGTCTGAGGGAGTGTCCGTGAACTGTTGCACCCCTTATACCTGTTGTTGCAGGGTCGAAGAGTTCTGTTTCAACAAGTTCCTTTGAGACTCCCTCAAGGTCCAGTTCTCTCATTTCAATGACCTGCCTTCCTGAGAGTGTACCTGTGTCAACACCGCGGTACCTCCACATGTAGGTCCTTGCCCTGTCGTAGGGCTGGGCAGGTGCATTGTACATGGAGTCTGCGAACTGGATGTACCTGACCCTCACACCCTCCTTTGCACCCTGTATGGGTTCAACCATGTCCCTGACGATGTCCTCCTCGAAGTCCATCTCATCCAGTGGGGGGTGCACTGATTTGTAACTTTCACCGGGGTTTCTGTGTCCCAGGACCTTGACCAGGTCCTCGTCTGATACTTCCCTTAATTTACGGAATTCGTAATCAGGGTTCATGTGTTTTCTTCTGTTTTCAGCTATCTGGGTTTCTCCAGGAGTGTACTGGGCTTTGTAAGACATATCATAACCTCACAATCATTTTATGTTAACAACGGTGTCCTTCACCCTTGAACTTGGATCAGCCATACCTATTATCCTGGGATCGATTTTGTCCTCAAAGTTGAGACCGTATTTGAGGTAATCGGATATGGTGATGTCTTTCTTTGTGAAGGCACCTATGAATACCTTATAGGGGCAGGGGAGCGCTTCCTTCAGGATTTCATCGATTTTGTCCATGTTCTCCTCCAGGGCCTCCGGGAGTATTCCCACTATGACCTCTCCGACCTTAACGCGGAGTTCAACCTCCTCTCCACGTACCTTTATCTTTTTCCGGTCACTGTGTTTAACCTCTGTGCCCCTGGCGGGTCCATAGTACACCCTGTCTGGTATAGATGGTCCATGAACCAGTACCCTGACTATACCTTCAAGTTCATAGATGCTGTTCAGCAGTTTCTCAACGGTTTCGGGTTTCAGAAGCCTCTGGGGGAATATCTTAAGATCGACGAATCCTGTTTCTGGCATTTCAAACTCCCCGTTTCAGCCTATAACTGGTCCTTTATCTCTGCGGCACCCTTTGCGACGTTGACTATTGGTTCTCTGAAGTAGTCTATTTCGCTGTAAACGGATCCTATGAGTCCTGATGTTTTTTCAACTGAAAACATCTGTGTTCCTGCGTCAAGACACATGGCTGCAGCAACGCATGGGAGGGCGAATCCCTTACTGTGCCTTGTTACAACGTGGTTTCCGTGGAATATACCTGGACCTCCTCCACCGTAGATGGAGTGGCTGAAGAATGAGAATCCTACTGCTGTACCCATGGCCCTTCCGAAGTCCACGCCTGGGAGTCCTGTCTCGTATTCAAGTATGTCGTTGTAGTAGAGCACTGTTGATGCAACGCCCTGGGCTGCCCTTGCTGCTCCCACGTTGACTATTGTTGCTGCAAGGAGTCCTGTTGCCGCGTATGCGTTCCAGAGTGCCCAGTCGGCTGGTTCATAGACCTTGTAGCCTGAGTTCATCTCCTTGGCCACTTTAACGACTCCATCCTCAACTGCCCTTTCC
This DNA window, taken from Methanothermobacter sp., encodes the following:
- the mcrG gene encoding coenzyme-B sulfoethylthiotransferase subunit gamma codes for the protein MSYKAQYTPGETQIAENRRKHMNPDYEFRKLREVSDEDLVKVLGHRNPGESYKSVHPPLDEMDFEEDIVRDMVEPIQGAKEGVRVRYIQFADSMYNAPAQPYDRARTYMWRYRGVDTGTLSGRQVIEMRELDLEGVSKELVETELFDPATTGIRGATVHGHSLRLDENGLMFDALQRYVFDEEKGHVVYVKDQVGRPLDEPVDMGQPLDEDELKKITTIYRKDNIAMRDDKEAIEVVENIHTGRTLGGFGMDVFKDDLRKRLGDD
- the mcrD gene encoding methyl-coenzyme M reductase operon protein D — protein: MPETGFVDLKIFPQRLLKPETVEKLLNSIYELEGIVRVLVHGPSIPDRVYYGPARGTEVKHSDRKKIKVRGEEVELRVKVGEVIVGILPEALEENMDKIDEILKEALPCPYKVFIGAFTKKDITISDYLKYGLNFEDKIDPRIIGMADPSSRVKDTVVNIK